GGGCTGTCATGGCAAGGTTCCTTCGATGACTCGTCTGATGGTGTCGGGATAGAGCCGCCGTTCGACCGCCTTGATGCGTTCGTGGAGCGTGTCTTCGGTGTCGTCGGGCTCGACCGGGACCGCCTCCTGGGCGAGGATCGGGCCCTCGTCGACCTCGGCGGTGGCGAGGTGCACGGTGCAACCGGTGACCTTGACGCCCGCCGCCAGCGCGTCACGGACCGCGTGCCATCCCTTGAACGCGGGCAGCAGAGCGGGATGGGTGTTCAGCATCCGGTCAGCAAACGCGGCCGGGGCCTTGGGCATGACCGTGCCGAAGCCCGCCATGACCACCAGGTCGATGTCGTGGTCACGCAGTGTGGCGACGACCCGGTCGGTGTAGGCATCCCGGTCGAACGCCTTGCCCCACTCGGTCCGCTCGACGAGCACCGCGGGAACGCCGGCGTCCTCGGCGACCTGCAGAGCTCGGCAGCGACGGTCGGCGACGACGAGATCGACGTCGATGCCGGCGGCGAGGATGGCCTCGAGCAGGGTTCCGCTTCCTGAAGCCAGCACCGCGACGCGCACAGCGACGGACCGTAGCATCTGGGTGTGCAACCGCTGTCCGAGCGTGTAACCGCCCACACCGTGTAGCGTCCAGGCTGCTGGTCACCATCTTCTCGACGAGGATCGCCGCGCGTACACGCTCGGTGGTCTAGCGTGGCCACTAACTACGACTTCGCCGTACATCTGGAGGCACGGGTGGATCTCAACAAATTGACCATGGGTGACAAGATCGTCGGAGGCACAGGCATCGTCCTGATCATCGGCTTGCTGTTCTTCCCGTGGCACAGCGTCAGCGCCGGTCCGTTCAGCGAGAGCTTCAGTGCTCTCTCGACGAACAACACGTTCTGGGCGATCATCGCCTTGTTGCTCACCATCGCCGTCGTCGGCGTGGTGCTGGCCGAGAAGCTGGGCAACGTCGACCTGCCCGACCTGCCGATCCCGTGGAACGACGCCAAGTTCTACGCCACGATCGCGGTTCTCGCACTCCTGTTGCTCAAGCTCATCACCGACACAGACTTCCTCGGCTGGGGTGCCTGGGTGAACATCATCCTCGCCGCCGGCATGACCTACGGAGGATTCCTCATCAAGCAGGAAGGCGCCTCGGCAGGCTCCACTCCTCCCAGCTCCTTCTAGACCAGCCGACACGGCGGATCACCACCAAGCCACGCACTCGGCCCCCGCTTCGGCGGGGGCCGTTTCGCGTCGCCGTTCAGGACCACGGCGGCGATGGGCTGCCGGTGCTGCTCGCCCACGGCTTCTTGATGGACCACACCATGTTCGACCCCCAGGTCGAGGCCCTTCGCGACCGCTACCGGGTGATCACCTTCGATCAGCGCGGGTTCGGGGACACCCCGGTCAGCGGCCCGTTCACCTACTGGGACTCAGCCGCCGACGCGCTGGGCATCCTCGACGAGCTGGGCATCGACCAAGCGGTGCTCGGCGGAATGTCCCAAGGCGGGTTCCTGTCGCTGCGCGCTGCACTCACCGCTCCCGAGCGAGTCCAGGCCCTCGTGCTCATCGACAGCCAGGCAGGAGTCGAGGACCCCGCGAACATGGAGAGCTACGACACCCTCCACGACGTGTGGATGAGCCAGGGCCCCGAACCGGTGCAAGAGGCCGTAGCCAGCATCATCCTCGGCGAAGGCGAGTGGCACGACTGGTACGCCAAGTGGGCGGCACTGCCCCGCGAGTCCTTCGCCCACACCTACCGATGCCTCATGGACCGCGACGACATCACCGATCGCATCGGTGAGATCACCTGCCCGACCCTTCTCATCCACGGCACCGCCGATGCGGCCATCCCCATCGAGAAGGCCGAGGCGTTGCGCGACGGGCTCAGAGGCCCGACCACCTTCGTGCCGATCGAGGGTGGCTCCCACGCCTCGAACCTCACCCATCCCGAGCCGGTCAACCAGGCCATCGTCGAGTTTCTCGACAGCCTCGACCTGGGCTGAACGGATCGATGCGCCGCGCCGAACCGTGAGGCATCGGCCGTCGCGGAGCGATGTGGATCAGAGGCTGCGGACGACCTCGACCATGAGGTTGCCGGCCTCGGTGGGGTTGTTGCCCACCTTGGCGCCGGCCTCGCTCAGGGCCTCCATCTTGGCCGCCGCGGTGCCCTTGCCGCCCGACACGATGGCGCCCGCGTGGCCCATCTTCTTGCCGGCAGGGGCGGTCACCCCCGCGACGTAGGAGACGACCGGCTTGGTCATCTTGTCCTTGATGAACTCGGCGGCCTCCTCTTCGGCCGAACCACCGATCTCGCCGATCATCATCACGGCCTTGGTCTGCGGGTCGGCTTCGAATGCCTCGAGGCAGTCGATGAACGACACCCCGGGGACCGGGTCGCCGCCGATGCCGACACAGGTGGACACGCCGATGTCGTTGAGCTTGAGCTCGTACAGCGCCTGGTAGGTGAGGGTGCCCGACCGGCTCACGATGCCGACCGCGTGCTCACCGGGCTCGGGGACCTTGGCGATGTGGCCGGCGGTGATGCCGATGTTGGCCTTGCCGGGGCTGATGATGCCGGGGCAGTTG
This genomic interval from Acidimicrobiales bacterium contains the following:
- the purN gene encoding phosphoribosylglycinamide formyltransferase, translating into MGGYTLGQRLHTQMLRSVAVRVAVLASGSGTLLEAILAAGIDVDLVVADRRCRALQVAEDAGVPAVLVERTEWGKAFDRDAYTDRVVATLRDHDIDLVVMAGFGTVMPKAPAAFADRMLNTHPALLPAFKGWHAVRDALAAGVKVTGCTVHLATAEVDEGPILAQEAVPVEPDDTEDTLHERIKAVERRLYPDTIRRVIEGTLP
- a CDS encoding alpha/beta hydrolase, whose amino-acid sequence is MLLAHGFLMDHTMFDPQVEALRDRYRVITFDQRGFGDTPVSGPFTYWDSAADALGILDELGIDQAVLGGMSQGGFLSLRAALTAPERVQALVLIDSQAGVEDPANMESYDTLHDVWMSQGPEPVQEAVASIILGEGEWHDWYAKWAALPRESFAHTYRCLMDRDDITDRIGEITCPTLLIHGTADAAIPIEKAEALRDGLRGPTTFVPIEGGSHASNLTHPEPVNQAIVEFLDSLDLG
- the sucD gene encoding succinate--CoA ligase subunit alpha; the protein is MSIFVDENTKVVYQGLTGSQGRFYGLLNREYGTPVVAGTNPKKAGTDVDGIPVFATVADAVAETGATASCIFIPAPGVKDAVMEAAEGGIEFIVAITEGVPAHDEAWFYNKLRRDFPKVRVLGPNCPGIISPGKANIGITAGHIAKVPEPGEHAVGIVSRSGTLTYQALYELKLNDIGVSTCVGIGGDPVPGVSFIDCLEAFEADPQTKAVMMIGEIGGSAEEEAAEFIKDKMTKPVVSYVAGVTAPAGKKMGHAGAIVSGGKGTAAAKMEALSEAGAKVGNNPTEAGNLMVEVVRSL